One region of Xylanimonas ulmi genomic DNA includes:
- a CDS encoding SDR family oxidoreductase: MVRRRDGVVAVTGASGRLGARLALRLAAEGAGQRLILRDPDRAPALPSGKGLPEAEVAVVPEYGDGEAMRRALDGVRTLFLVSAREGAGRVAQHRSAIEAAAAAGVERVVYTSFVGAAPDAVFTFARDHGHTEDLLRASGLRWTLLRDNLYHHALTMFVGADGVIRGPAGTGRVASVSHDDVADCATAVLLDERANAHDQVAYELTGPDAITLGEAAATLAELTGRPIRYEPETVEEAYASRAGYDVGPQVVEGWVTSYTAIAAGALEHVSGDVARLVGRPARSFADWLDDYPDQWRHLVPSA; this comes from the coding sequence ATGGTCAGACGCAGGGACGGCGTCGTCGCGGTCACCGGCGCCAGCGGGCGGCTCGGCGCCCGGCTCGCGCTGCGCCTGGCCGCCGAGGGCGCCGGGCAGCGCCTCATCCTCCGCGACCCGGACCGCGCCCCCGCGCTGCCGTCAGGCAAGGGGCTCCCGGAGGCCGAGGTCGCCGTCGTGCCCGAGTACGGCGACGGCGAGGCCATGCGCCGCGCGCTCGACGGCGTGCGCACGTTGTTCCTGGTCAGCGCACGCGAGGGCGCGGGCCGTGTGGCCCAACACCGCAGCGCGATCGAGGCGGCCGCCGCGGCCGGCGTCGAGCGCGTGGTCTACACCTCGTTCGTCGGCGCGGCGCCCGACGCCGTGTTCACCTTCGCGCGCGACCACGGGCACACCGAGGACCTGCTGCGAGCCTCGGGCCTGCGCTGGACGCTCCTGCGCGACAACCTGTACCACCACGCGCTGACGATGTTCGTCGGCGCCGACGGCGTCATCCGCGGGCCCGCGGGGACCGGACGCGTCGCGTCGGTCTCGCACGACGACGTCGCCGACTGCGCGACCGCCGTCCTGCTCGACGAGCGCGCGAACGCACACGACCAGGTCGCCTACGAGCTGACCGGACCCGATGCGATCACGCTGGGTGAGGCCGCCGCGACACTCGCCGAGCTCACGGGCCGGCCGATCCGCTACGAGCCCGAGACGGTCGAGGAGGCCTACGCCTCACGCGCGGGCTACGACGTCGGGCCGCAGGTCGTCGAGGGGTGGGTGACGTCGTACACCGCCATCGCGGCGGGCGCGCTCGAGCATGTGTCCGGTGACGTGGCGCGGCTGGTGGGACGCCCGGCGCGGTCGTTCGCGGACTGGCTCGACGACTACCCCGACCAGTGGCGCCACCTTGTGCCGTCGGCGTAA
- a CDS encoding low molecular weight protein-tyrosine-phosphatase, whose amino-acid sequence MTAPFRVMTVCTGNICRSPMAEVLLREAFAAEGLDGQVVVDSSGVSAEEEGNPVDRRARNVLAAHGYPTPDAHRAHRVTSEELAERDLLLAMTAHHARALRRLAPPEDGADGARPEIRMFRAFDPEAPELRDGQGEELLDIDDPWYGGAADFEVCLRELEAATPGVVAYVRSRLAD is encoded by the coding sequence ATGACTGCGCCGTTCCGGGTGATGACCGTGTGCACCGGCAACATCTGCCGGTCCCCCATGGCTGAGGTTCTACTGCGCGAGGCGTTCGCCGCGGAGGGGCTCGACGGGCAGGTCGTCGTGGACTCCTCAGGTGTCAGCGCCGAGGAGGAGGGCAACCCCGTCGACCGGCGCGCCCGGAACGTGCTCGCCGCGCACGGCTACCCGACGCCCGACGCGCACCGCGCGCACCGGGTCACGTCCGAGGAGCTCGCGGAGCGCGACCTGCTGCTGGCCATGACGGCGCACCACGCGCGGGCGTTGCGCCGGCTGGCGCCGCCCGAGGACGGGGCGGACGGCGCGCGCCCCGAGATCCGCATGTTCCGCGCGTTCGACCCCGAGGCGCCCGAGTTGCGTGACGGCCAGGGCGAGGAGCTGCTCGACATCGACGACCCGTGGTACGGCGGCGCGGCCGACTTCGAGGTCTGCCTGCGCGAGCTGGAGGCCGCGACGCCCGGGGTCGTGGCGTACGTGCGCTCGCGCCTGGCCGACTGA
- a CDS encoding GNAT family N-acetyltransferase, with protein sequence MSDDGGPYRVRRVRAQEWEAVRQIRLASLCDPLAHLAFLDSYEAAVARPAEFWRERAARAAQGDEVAQYVVVDQDGRWVGSVTGLLEPAGSVDFEGRAVARRQAHVVGVWLHPDHRGRGLIQRAIAAVVDWAGQQGAERARLYVHADNARARAAYLKAGFAPSGQVIAGTIGPEEELARPIG encoded by the coding sequence GTGAGCGACGACGGCGGGCCCTACCGTGTGCGGCGTGTGCGCGCCCAGGAGTGGGAGGCGGTCCGCCAGATTCGCCTGGCCTCGTTGTGCGACCCGCTCGCGCACCTGGCGTTCCTCGACAGCTACGAGGCGGCGGTCGCCCGGCCCGCGGAGTTCTGGCGCGAGCGCGCCGCGCGCGCGGCGCAGGGCGACGAGGTGGCGCAGTACGTCGTGGTCGACCAGGACGGGCGATGGGTCGGGTCCGTCACCGGACTGCTTGAGCCCGCGGGCTCGGTCGACTTCGAGGGGCGGGCGGTCGCACGGCGTCAGGCGCACGTCGTCGGCGTGTGGCTACACCCCGACCATCGGGGGCGTGGCCTGATCCAGCGCGCGATCGCCGCCGTCGTCGACTGGGCGGGGCAGCAGGGCGCCGAGCGCGCCCGCCTGTACGTGCACGCCGACAACGCGCGAGCGCGCGCCGCCTACCTCAAAGCCGGCTTTGCGCCGTCGGGGCAGGTGATCGCGGGGACGATCGGCCCGGAGGAGGAGTTGGCGCGGCCGATCGGCTGA
- a CDS encoding InlB B-repeat-containing protein yields the protein MNPVRPRPTRGAPAARAVRAAVAAVVGAALTLPLGLPALAAPGAPAAAVESDGEAPAPSPSPTAPATAAPTTAEPATAGPATAELSLTFAALSDTHTLWGEFQQALLFAKTNGAEAVVVSGDLTDHSKDEEWRGLKATLGRHAAGMRVITSMGNHDVDDLGDYARYRDATGLRPNEVTEVNGYTFISVAPGQGRLDPATGAPTIAANGTYEYAWEWLDQQLAAATAAHPDRPVFVLEHHPVCGTVYVADLGEWCGNGTASSVLSKYPQAVAFSGHIHTPNSIARSISQDLGFTAVNLQPLAYFEFEKGSVTGSKPQDAGNNAGASLISVRGSEVTVKNYDLLSKRWMAQTWTFDVADRSTYRYTKAERTAMASPPVWADGAWASLSEVTKSSVRVTYPQAQVVPTEPDDVIWKYEYSLTNLATGQTTRAGTHWSGFYITPMPATRSWKFDKLAAGTAYELAVTPVETWGKSGPPLTVRFVSGGHAVTAAGGEHGTATADWATATPGREVTVTATPNPGYQFDGWSAEAAGVTLPATNPATLTMPDAPVTVTPLFVPVVTETPAAPETPETPETPETPAVPETPAAPEAPATASDTAAPTVAVTGEPSGHGGYASANLQAFDPGKVGRIVVNGTVWAQPQTTSSGLREIRPGSYGAVVGLNTVSVVDTAGNARTLVLRLDISAPAPRRPAPKPRRTVVSPPAPTPTPTPTPAATPDAPADADAQAPRDAVGAHAPVCVARAAWPTSAGWGAPWHVARAPFASVWRLLLAPWSVSGPRCPSVPAWFLASASHHR from the coding sequence GTGAACCCTGTCCGTCCCCGTCCCACCCGAGGGGCCCCCGCCGCGCGCGCTGTCCGCGCGGCGGTGGCCGCCGTCGTCGGCGCCGCGCTGACGTTGCCGCTCGGTCTCCCGGCGCTCGCCGCTCCCGGGGCGCCCGCCGCCGCCGTCGAGTCCGACGGCGAGGCGCCGGCGCCGAGCCCGTCGCCGACAGCGCCCGCAACCGCAGCGCCCACAACCGCGGAGCCGGCAACGGCCGGCCCCGCCACCGCGGAGCTGTCGCTCACCTTCGCCGCGCTGTCGGACACCCACACGCTGTGGGGTGAGTTCCAGCAGGCGCTGTTGTTCGCCAAGACAAACGGCGCCGAGGCCGTCGTCGTGTCCGGCGACCTGACGGACCACAGCAAGGACGAGGAGTGGAGGGGCCTCAAGGCGACGCTGGGCCGGCACGCCGCAGGCATGCGGGTCATCACGTCGATGGGCAACCACGACGTGGACGACCTCGGGGACTACGCCCGCTACCGTGACGCGACCGGCCTCCGGCCGAACGAGGTGACCGAGGTCAACGGGTACACGTTCATCTCGGTCGCCCCCGGTCAGGGGCGGCTGGACCCGGCGACCGGCGCCCCAACGATCGCGGCGAACGGGACCTACGAGTACGCCTGGGAGTGGCTCGACCAGCAGCTCGCCGCCGCGACGGCCGCGCACCCGGACCGGCCGGTGTTCGTGCTGGAGCACCACCCGGTCTGCGGCACCGTGTACGTGGCGGACCTCGGCGAGTGGTGCGGGAACGGGACGGCGTCGTCGGTGCTGTCGAAGTACCCACAGGCCGTGGCCTTCAGCGGGCATATCCACACCCCGAACTCCATCGCGCGCTCGATATCGCAGGACTTGGGCTTCACCGCCGTCAACCTGCAGCCGCTGGCGTACTTCGAGTTCGAGAAGGGCTCCGTGACGGGCTCCAAGCCTCAGGACGCCGGAAACAACGCGGGCGCGTCACTCATCTCGGTGCGCGGCAGCGAGGTGACCGTCAAGAACTACGACCTGCTGTCGAAGCGGTGGATGGCGCAGACGTGGACGTTTGACGTGGCCGACCGGTCGACGTACAGGTACACCAAGGCCGAACGTACAGCGATGGCGTCGCCGCCGGTGTGGGCCGATGGAGCGTGGGCCTCGCTCAGCGAGGTGACCAAGAGCTCGGTGCGGGTCACCTACCCGCAGGCCCAGGTCGTCCCGACCGAGCCCGACGACGTCATCTGGAAGTACGAGTACTCCCTGACCAACCTGGCGACGGGGCAGACGACGCGCGCGGGCACCCACTGGTCAGGCTTCTACATCACGCCGATGCCCGCGACGCGGAGCTGGAAGTTCGACAAGCTCGCCGCGGGGACCGCGTACGAGCTGGCCGTCACTCCTGTCGAGACCTGGGGCAAGTCCGGCCCCCCGCTGACCGTGCGGTTCGTCTCCGGCGGGCACGCCGTCACCGCCGCGGGCGGTGAGCACGGCACGGCCACCGCCGACTGGGCCACGGCGACGCCTGGCCGCGAGGTCACGGTGACCGCGACGCCGAACCCCGGCTACCAGTTCGACGGGTGGAGCGCCGAGGCCGCTGGCGTGACGCTTCCGGCGACCAACCCGGCGACGCTCACGATGCCGGACGCGCCGGTCACCGTCACACCGCTGTTCGTCCCGGTTGTCACCGAGACTCCCGCGGCCCCTGAGACCCCCGAGACCCCCGAGACCCCCGAGACTCCCGCGGTTCCCGAGACCCCCGCGGCCCCCGAGGCCCCCGCGACGGCGTCGGACACCGCCGCGCCGACCGTGGCCGTCACGGGTGAGCCGAGCGGGCACGGCGGATACGCCAGCGCCAACCTCCAGGCCTTCGACCCGGGCAAGGTCGGGCGGATCGTCGTCAACGGCACGGTCTGGGCGCAGCCGCAGACGACGTCGTCGGGTCTGAGGGAGATCCGCCCCGGGTCGTACGGCGCCGTCGTGGGGCTCAACACGGTCTCGGTGGTCGACACCGCGGGCAACGCGCGCACGCTCGTGCTGAGGCTGGACATCAGCGCCCCGGCCCCGCGCAGGCCGGCGCCGAAGCCGCGTCGCACCGTGGTCAGCCCGCCGGCGCCGACCCCGACCCCGACGCCGACCCCGGCGGCGACTCCCGACGCGCCCGCGGACGCCGACGCGCAGGCCCCGCGCGACGCCGTCGGCGCTCACGCCCCCGTGTGCGTCGCGCGGGCTGCGTGGCCGACGTCCGCCGGATGGGGCGCGCCGTGGCATGTGGCGCGGGCGCCGTTCGCCTCGGTGTGGCGGCTCCTGCTGGCGCCGTGGTCCGTGTCCGGGCCCCGGTGCCCGAGCGTCCCGGCGTGGTTCCTGGCGAGCGCGTCACACCACAGATAG
- a CDS encoding alpha/beta hydrolase, producing MSGIAPGPEREERWEPDVLPGFERLTLPLAPDDEGDVVATLVRRVGPGADAGVDLLYVHGWIDYFFQTHLADFWEGLGVRFHALDLRKYGRSLRDHQTPGYTDDLAVYDEDIEAALRALGHAAPDAPSSAHPRKLLLMGHSTGGLTLALWADRHPGRADALVLNSPWLEFQTRYLGRRVLEGPVRAHAAVAPRGHLVNVDQGFYVRSISRRYDGEWDYDTAWRPDSGWRATPAWLAAVFDGHERVAHGLGVDVPILVLLSARSTAPVRWHDDMLRTDSVLDVPGVARRVPHLGSVVTLVRIDGALHDVTLSAAPVREVVWRETARWFHGYVAPAAPTPTTPRPPWWRRLFAAPGAVSRSAAPTPPPGRSSPRSPAPTAQSRL from the coding sequence GTGAGCGGTATCGCCCCTGGCCCCGAGCGTGAGGAGCGCTGGGAGCCCGACGTCCTGCCCGGGTTCGAGCGCCTCACGCTGCCGCTCGCGCCCGACGACGAGGGCGACGTCGTCGCGACCCTGGTGCGCCGGGTCGGGCCCGGCGCCGACGCGGGCGTCGACCTGCTGTACGTCCACGGGTGGATCGACTACTTCTTCCAGACCCACCTCGCGGACTTCTGGGAGGGCCTGGGGGTGCGGTTCCACGCCCTGGACCTGCGCAAATACGGGCGCAGCCTGCGCGATCACCAGACTCCGGGCTACACCGACGACCTCGCCGTCTACGACGAGGACATCGAGGCCGCGCTGCGCGCACTGGGTCACGCGGCGCCCGACGCGCCGTCGTCGGCGCACCCGCGCAAGCTCCTGCTCATGGGCCACTCGACGGGCGGCCTCACGCTCGCCCTGTGGGCCGACCGGCACCCGGGCCGCGCGGACGCCCTGGTGCTCAACAGCCCCTGGCTGGAGTTCCAGACCCGCTACCTGGGCCGCCGGGTGCTCGAGGGGCCGGTGCGCGCGCACGCCGCGGTCGCGCCCCGCGGCCACCTCGTCAACGTCGACCAGGGCTTCTACGTGCGCTCGATCTCGCGCCGATACGACGGCGAGTGGGACTACGACACCGCATGGCGCCCCGACTCCGGCTGGCGGGCCACCCCGGCATGGCTGGCCGCGGTGTTCGACGGGCACGAACGCGTCGCGCACGGCCTGGGAGTGGACGTGCCGATCCTCGTGCTGCTCTCGGCGCGCTCGACGGCGCCGGTCCGTTGGCACGACGACATGCTCCGCACCGACTCGGTGCTCGACGTGCCCGGCGTGGCGCGCCGCGTCCCGCACCTCGGCTCGGTCGTCACGCTGGTGCGGATCGACGGCGCCCTGCACGACGTGACGCTGTCGGCCGCCCCGGTGCGCGAGGTGGTGTGGCGCGAGACGGCGCGCTGGTTCCACGGGTACGTCGCCCCTGCCGCCCCGACGCCGACCACGCCGCGGCCGCCGTGGTGGCGGCGGCTGTTCGCGGCGCCGGGCGCGGTCAGCCGATCGGCCGCGCCAACTCCTCCTCCGGGCCGATCGTCCCCGCGATCACCTGCCCCGACGGCGCAAAGCCGGCTTTGA
- a CDS encoding glycoside hydrolase family 127 protein → MTMSPARPGVRAQSAPDGGLPVAPTRARWRPLGLADVTIEEGFWAERQALNAAAMIPHVDSWLERLGWTGNFDAAAAGRLPEGRRGREFSDSEIYKLLEGMAWEIGRTGDPALEARLGEIVRRVSAAQESDGYLNTMFGRPGQRSRYADLEWGHELYCYGHLIQAAVARARTVGLDDELVRVAVRAADHVCATFGPDGDQRVCGHPEIEVALAELYRVTGERRYLDQARAFVERRGHGVLGEIDFGPQYFQDHIPVREATVLDGHAVRALYLAAGAVDVAIETGDDDLLEAVRRQTLRTLARRTYLTGGMGAHHEGESFGADFELPPDRSYSETCAGIASVMLNHRLVMQTADARHADAVERTLYNIVATSPAADGRGFYYTNVLQQRVEGQLPSQTEPSARAQSAARPPFFAVSCCPTNLTRTFASLGAYLATHDDAGVQLHQYAPATIRAGVTAGDVELRVATRYPHDGRVEVSVTRPAPGPWTLTMRVPSWAVGATVTAEGRTRAVEPGYIEAPGPQAVGDVVVLDLPVAPRFTWADPRVDAVRGQVAVERGPVVHALESTDLGADVATARVRTDVAPSDDDGVVRVRVATAQTDDADWPYSRAPREPQAGDERLVPLVPYHSWAERGPSTMRIWMPVTDR, encoded by the coding sequence ATGACGATGAGTCCCGCACGTCCTGGCGTGCGTGCGCAGTCCGCGCCCGACGGCGGTCTGCCCGTGGCCCCCACCCGCGCCCGATGGCGGCCCCTCGGCCTCGCCGACGTCACCATCGAGGAAGGGTTCTGGGCCGAGCGGCAGGCGCTCAACGCCGCCGCCATGATCCCGCACGTCGACTCGTGGCTGGAGCGGCTGGGGTGGACCGGGAACTTCGACGCCGCCGCCGCGGGGCGTCTGCCTGAGGGCCGCCGCGGGCGCGAGTTCTCCGACTCGGAGATCTACAAGCTGTTGGAGGGCATGGCGTGGGAGATCGGCCGCACGGGTGACCCGGCGCTCGAGGCGAGGCTGGGGGAGATCGTGCGCCGGGTCAGCGCCGCGCAGGAGTCCGACGGCTACCTCAACACCATGTTCGGCCGCCCGGGCCAGCGGTCTCGGTACGCCGACCTGGAGTGGGGGCACGAGCTGTACTGCTACGGACACCTGATCCAGGCAGCCGTCGCCCGCGCGCGCACCGTCGGCCTCGACGACGAGCTCGTCCGAGTCGCGGTGCGCGCGGCCGACCATGTGTGCGCCACGTTCGGCCCCGACGGCGATCAGCGCGTGTGCGGGCACCCGGAGATCGAGGTGGCGCTGGCCGAGCTGTACCGGGTCACGGGCGAACGCCGCTACCTTGACCAGGCGCGGGCGTTCGTCGAGCGGCGCGGGCACGGCGTCCTCGGCGAGATCGACTTCGGCCCGCAGTACTTCCAGGACCACATCCCGGTGCGCGAGGCGACGGTGCTCGACGGGCACGCGGTGCGCGCCCTGTACCTCGCCGCCGGCGCCGTCGACGTCGCGATCGAGACGGGCGACGACGACCTGCTGGAGGCCGTGCGCAGGCAGACCCTGCGCACGCTGGCACGGCGCACCTACCTGACCGGGGGCATGGGCGCCCACCACGAGGGCGAGTCGTTCGGCGCCGACTTCGAGCTGCCGCCCGACCGGTCCTACTCCGAGACGTGCGCGGGCATCGCCTCGGTGATGCTCAACCACCGCCTCGTGATGCAGACCGCCGATGCGCGCCACGCCGACGCTGTCGAGCGCACGCTCTACAACATCGTCGCGACCTCGCCTGCGGCGGACGGCAGGGGGTTCTACTACACCAACGTCCTGCAGCAGCGGGTCGAGGGGCAGTTGCCGTCGCAGACCGAGCCGAGCGCGCGCGCCCAGTCCGCCGCGCGCCCGCCGTTCTTCGCCGTCTCGTGCTGCCCCACGAACCTCACGCGCACCTTCGCGTCGCTGGGCGCCTACCTCGCCACGCACGACGACGCCGGGGTCCAACTGCATCAGTACGCGCCCGCGACGATTCGCGCCGGCGTGACGGCAGGCGACGTCGAACTGCGGGTGGCCACGCGCTACCCGCACGACGGACGGGTCGAGGTGTCGGTGACGCGCCCCGCCCCGGGGCCGTGGACGCTGACGATGCGCGTGCCGTCCTGGGCCGTGGGCGCCACCGTGACGGCCGAGGGCCGCACCCGCGCGGTCGAGCCCGGCTACATCGAGGCGCCCGGTCCCCAGGCCGTGGGCGACGTCGTCGTGCTCGACCTGCCGGTCGCGCCGCGCTTCACCTGGGCGGATCCGCGCGTCGACGCCGTGCGCGGTCAGGTCGCCGTCGAGCGCGGACCGGTCGTCCACGCACTGGAGTCGACCGACCTGGGGGCTGACGTCGCCACCGCGCGCGTGCGCACGGACGTCGCGCCGAGCGACGACGACGGCGTGGTCCGGGTGCGCGTGGCCACGGCCCAGACGGACGACGCCGACTGGCCGTACTCCCGCGCCCCGCGCGAACCCCAAGCGGGCGACGAGCGGCTCGTTCCGCTCGTGCCGTACCACTCCTGGGCCGAGCGCGGCCCGTCGACCATGCGCATCTGGATGCCCGTGACCGACAGGTGA